A region from the Neurospora crassa OR74A linkage group V, whole genome shotgun sequence genome encodes:
- a CDS encoding ubiquitin conjugating enzyme, translating into MSYRTTASGATTRLMSEMKALRKEKWIHFEDDDSATLNILKWRFGLMVINPDSAFNGGYFRAEMVFSDEYPYQPPKFRFLIPITHPNVYPDGQLCISILHTPGEDLMSGEQASERWSPLQGAESVLRSVLLLLDDPEINSPANVDAGVMYRDRREDYNKKARETVERSKKDIPPGFEMPVSFEEKPPPKAENDDDFWAESDEEFDFGGSDTGDDDEMEDFEDGEEGSEDDDDDSNSKQ; encoded by the exons ATGTCGTACAGGACAACAGCGTCGGGCGCTACAACGCGCCTGATGAGTGAGATGAAGGCGCTACGAAAGGAGAAGTGGATTCACTTTGAAGAT GACGATTCTGCGACCCTCAACATCCTCAAGTGGCGCTTCGGCCTCATGGTCATCAACCCCGACAGCGCCTTTAACGGGGGGTACTTCAGGGCCGAGATGGTATTTTCGGACGAATACCCCTACCAGCCGCCCAAGTTCCGCTTCCTGATCCCCATCACCCACCCCAATGTGTATCCGGACGGCCAGCTCTGCATCTCGATCCTGCACACACCCGGCGAGGACCTCATGTCTGGCGAGCAGGCTAGCGAGCGTTGGTCGCCGCTCCAGGGCGCCGAGAGTGTGCTGAGGTCGgttctgttgctgctggacgACCCTGAAATCAATAGCCCCGCCAACGTGGACGCGGGCGTCATGTACCGCGACCGCCGAGAGGATTACAACAAGAAGGCCCGGGAAACGGTGGAGAGATCAAAGAAGGATATCCCGCCAGGATTCGAGATGCCGGTCAGCTTTGAGGAAAAGCCGCCTCCGAAGGCCGAGAACGACGACGATTTTTGGGCCGAGTCGGATGAGGAGTTTGACTTTGGTGGTAGTGACACCGgggatgacgacgagatggaggactttgaggacggggaggaagggagcgaggatgacgacgacgattcCAACTCCAAGCAATAG